DNA sequence from the Sphingomonas bisphenolicum genome:
ATTTGCCTGGGGATGCAGATGGCCTGCATCGAGGGCGCGCGGAACACCGCGGGTATCGCCGATGCCTCCACCACCGAATTTGGCGATACGTCCGAGCCGGTCGTCGGCCTCATCACCGAATGGATGAGCGCGGAAGGGTTGCAACAACGCACCGCCGACACCGATCTGGGCGGCACGATGCGGCTGGGCGCCTATCCGGCGAAACTCACCGGCAACAGCGTTGTCGCGGGTATTTACGGCACCGACGACATCAGCGAACGGCATCGCCATCGCTATGAAGTCAATGCTGGCTATCGCGAGCCGCTGGAAAAGGGCGGCCTGATCTTCTCGGGCATGTCGCCGGATGGCACGCTGCCCGAAATTGTCGAGCGGCCGGACCATCCCTGGTTCGTGGGCGTGCAGTTCCACCCGGAATTGAAGTCCAAGCCGTTCGACCCGCATCCGCTGTTCGCCAGCTTCATCGAAGCGGCGGTCAAGCAGAGCCGGTTGGTGTAAAAGGAAACGGGGCCGGATGGCCCCGTTTTTCGTTCAGGCGATGGTGCGGTTCAAAGGGCGGATATGACATCCGTCTGCGCAAAATCATTGCCCACAAAGAGCAACGGGCAGTTGCGCGTGGTCGCCAGTTCATAGGCGAAGCAATCGCCGTAATTGAGACTGGCGGGATGCATGCTTTTTCCCCATCTGGCGTAGGCGTCCGCCGCGCGCCGGGCGGAATCCGGTGTCAGCGCCACTATGTCGATGTCGAGTTCCCCGATCAGACGCTCGGCCTGCCGACTGTAATTGCGCCGAAGGGCAACGATCAGAGTCTCCGTTAAGGTGCCCGATGACATGATCAGCGCGTCATCGCTTCCCAACACTGCTGCGCAAACATCCGCTTCCGCTTCATTCAACAGGAGAGCCATAATCGCGGACGTATCGATCGCGATCAATCTGGCAGACCTTCATCATCATAGAGAAAGTCCTGGCTTCGCGCCGCACAGGGGCCAGGGGAAGCGATCCTTGCCGCTTCCGCCCGAATGGCCTCGATCAATGCGCGTCGCGACTTCGCATCTACCTGCGCCTTGATGGGAACGAGGCGAACGGCCGCGTGGCCATGACGGGTGAGGATGACTTCGTCACCCGCTTCGGCGCGCCTGACCAGGTCGGTCAGTTGCGCCTTGGCGTCGGACACGGAAATTTTCATCTCGTTCGCCCTATGCAATTAAGGCATGATTATGGACTATCTAATGGTCCAAATCAAGATGCTGCCGGCGTCAGTTTCAGCATCCGCCCCTGCGATCCTTCCTTGCCGTCCTCCAACAGCCACAGCGCGCCGTCTGGCCCTTGCTCCACTTCGCGGATGCGGGCGCCCATGTCCCACTGGTCGGCCTTTTCCGCTTTCTCGCCGTCCAGCTTCACCCGGACGAGGCTCTGGCTGGACAGGCCGCCGATGAACAGCGAGTTCTTCCACTGTGGGAACATGTCGCCCGCATAATAGAGCAGGCCGCCGGGCGAGATGACCGGATTCCACCAGACTTTGGGTGCCTCGAACCCGTCGCCCGCCTTATGATCGGGAATGTCACGGCCGTCATAATGGCTGCCGTTGGACGCCTTGGGCCAGCCATAGTTGAGGCTGGGTTTGATGAGGTTCACCTCATCGCCGCCCTTTGGTCCCATTTCCTGTTCCCACAAGCGGCCATCCTTGTCGAAGGCGATGCCCAGCAGATTGCGATGACCATAGGACCAGATGGCGGGATGGAAGCCCTTGGCGGCGAGCGGATTGTTCGCCGCGGGCGTGCCGTCCAGGTTCAGGCGCAGCACCTTGCCCAGCGTCGCCTTGGGGTCTTGCGCCGGGTCGAACTTCTGCCGCTCGCCATTGGTGAAGAAAAGATATTGGCCATCGGGCGAGAAAGCGATGCGGCCCGAATAATGACCGTTGCCGTCGACATAGGGGCTGGCGCGAAAGAGGACGGTCACGCCATCCAGCTTCGTCGTGCCGTCGCTGGCCTGATTGAACGCGCCCTTGGCCAGCGCCACGCCTTTCACCCCGTCACGTTCCTCCGAAAAGCTGAAATAGACGGCCTTGTCCCTGGCGAAGGTCGGCGACAGCACCACGTCCATCAGGGCGCCCTGGCCCGCGCTGTCGACCGCCGGGATGCCTGCGATCGGGATCTTGGTGCCGTTCCTGGGATCGAACAGGATCATCTCGCCTGCCTTCTCCGTCACCAAGGCGCGTCCGTCGGGCAGGAAGGTCATGGCCCAGGGCGAATCGAAATCGGCGATGACGGAGGTCTTGAAGGGCTTGTCTGCCGCAGCGGCGCTGTTCTGGCCGGTGGCGTTCTCGGCCGAACAGGCGATGAGGATGAGGGGCAGGGCGGTCATAATAGCTCGGGTCATAATTTTCTCCGTTCGCCCTGAGCGAAGTCGAAGGGCTATGCTGAGCATGGCGAAGCACCTCTCTTCGTTCGGTGGAGGGCTTCGACTTCGCTCAGCCCGAACGGTTAGAATACAACAAGACGAATAATGTTGCAGATTGCGTGGCTCACGCCTATATCGCCCTTGCTTCCTTACATCGTCAAACATGTCAGGGTCGCAAGCGGAACGCTTGCGGCGCTTGTTAGGTGTACGGCAGGGGAAGCGCGCATAGAGTTTCTGGAGATTGCATGGCGGACATCGCCCTATTGACCGCGCTGATCGAACCCGAGGTAAAGGCCCTGGGCTTCGACCTCGTGCGGATCAGGCTGTTCGGGTCGGGCGACGAGCATACGTTGCAGATCATGGCCGAAGACCCGAAGACCAAGCAACTGGTCATCGAGGATTGCGCTGCCATCTCGCGGCGTATTTCGGACGTGATGGATGAGGTCGATCCGATCGAGGAGGCCTATCGTCTGGAGGTCAGTTCGCCCGGCATCGACCGGCCGCTGACCCGGCTGCACGACTTCATCGAATGGGCCGGCCATGAGGCCAAGATTTCCGCGACCGAGATCGTCGAGGGACGCAAGAGCTTCCGCGGCGTCCTGAACGGGGTCGAAGGCGACGACATATTGTTTACCGACGCGAAGAGTGGCGACGTCGTCATTCCCTTCGCTTTGGTCAGCGACGCGAAGCTGCTGCTGACCGACGCGCTCCTTTCTGCTACAATGCCGCTTTCCTCCGATGGGGCGGATGATTTTGAAACCGAAGAATAAGGGTTCATAAAGCCATGGCCAACGCCATTTCCGCCAATCGGGCCGAACTGATCGCGATCGCCAACAGCGTCGCCAGCGAAAAGATGATCGACAAGGCGATCGTCATCGAAGCGATGGAAGACGCGATCCAGCGCGCCGCCCGCGCGCGCTACGGCGCTGAAAACGATATCCGAGCCAAGCTGGACCCGGAAACCGGCGACCTGCGTCTGTGGCGCGTCGTCGAAGTGGTCGAGCTGGTCGAGGATTATTTCAAGCAGGTCGACCTCAAGCAGGCGCAGAAGCTGAAGAAGGACGCCGTGATCGGCGACTTCATCGTCGACCCGCTGCCCGCGATCGACTTGGGCCGCATCGACGCCCAGTCGGCCAAGCAGGTGATCTTCCAGAAGGTCCGCGATGCCGAGCGCGAGCGCCAGCATGAGGAATTCAAGGACCGCGTGGGTGAGATCATCACCGGCGTCGTCAAGTCGGTCGAGTTCGGCCATGTCGTCGTCAATCTGGGCCGGGCCGAAGGCGTCATCCGCCGCGACCAGCAGATTCCGCGCGAAGTCGTTCGCGTCGGTGACCGCATTCGCTCGGTCGTGCTGAACGTCCGCCGCGAAAATCGCGGGCCGCAGATTTTCCTGAGCCGCGCGCATCCCGAGTTCATGAAGAAGCTGTTCGCCCAGGAAGTCCCCGAAATCTACGACGGCGTCATCACCATCATGGCCGCCGCCCGCGATCCGGGCAGCCGCGCCAAGATCGGCGTCATCAGCCGCGACAGCAGCATCGACCCGGTCGGCGCCTGCGTCGGCATGAAGGGCAGCCGCGTGCAGGCCGTCGTGCAGGAAATGCAGGGCGAAAAGATCGACATCATCCCTTGGTCGGAAGATACCGCGACCTTCGTCGTCAACGCGTTGCAGCCCGCACAGGTCAGCCGCGTCGTCATCGACGAGGAAGAAGAGCGGATCGAAGTCGTCGTTCCCGACGATCAGCTGTCGCTCGCCATCGGCCGCCGCGGCCAGAATGTCCGCCTCGCCAGCCAGCTGACCGGCAAGGCGATCGACATCATGACCGAGGCCGACGCCAGCGAGAAGCGCCAGAAGGAATTCGTGTCGCGCTCCGAGCTGTTCCAGAACGAACTGGACGTGGACGAGACGCTGTCGCAGTTGCTGGTCGCCGAAGGCTTCGGCGAACTGGAAGAGGTCGCCTATGTCGAGATCGACGAACTGGCGGCGATCGAAGGCTTTGACGACGAACTGGCCGGCGAGTTGCAGAACCGCGCGCTCGAAGCGCTGGAGCGCCGCGAGCAGGCTGCGCGCGAAGAACGCACCAATCTGGGCGTCGAGGACGCGCTGGCCGAGATGCCGCATCTGACCGAAGCGATGCTGGTCACGCTGGGCAAGGCGGGCATCAAGACGCTCGACGACCTGGCCGATCTCGCCACCGACGAACTGGTGCAGAAGAAGC
Encoded proteins:
- a CDS encoding type II toxin-antitoxin system VapC family toxin, translated to MIAIDTSAIMALLLNEAEADVCAAVLGSDDALIMSSGTLTETLIVALRRNYSRQAERLIGELDIDIVALTPDSARRAADAYARWGKSMHPASLNYGDCFAYELATTRNCPLLFVGNDFAQTDVISAL
- a CDS encoding type II toxin-antitoxin system Phd/YefM family antitoxin; this encodes MKISVSDAKAQLTDLVRRAEAGDEVILTRHGHAAVRLVPIKAQVDAKSRRALIEAIRAEAARIASPGPCAARSQDFLYDDEGLPD
- a CDS encoding PQQ-dependent sugar dehydrogenase, which gives rise to MTRAIMTALPLILIACSAENATGQNSAAAADKPFKTSVIADFDSPWAMTFLPDGRALVTEKAGEMILFDPRNGTKIPIAGIPAVDSAGQGALMDVVLSPTFARDKAVYFSFSEERDGVKGVALAKGAFNQASDGTTKLDGVTVLFRASPYVDGNGHYSGRIAFSPDGQYLFFTNGERQKFDPAQDPKATLGKVLRLNLDGTPAANNPLAAKGFHPAIWSYGHRNLLGIAFDKDGRLWEQEMGPKGGDEVNLIKPSLNYGWPKASNGSHYDGRDIPDHKAGDGFEAPKVWWNPVISPGGLLYYAGDMFPQWKNSLFIGGLSSQSLVRVKLDGEKAEKADQWDMGARIREVEQGPDGALWLLEDGKEGSQGRMLKLTPAAS
- the rimP gene encoding ribosome maturation protein RimP, with amino-acid sequence MADIALLTALIEPEVKALGFDLVRIRLFGSGDEHTLQIMAEDPKTKQLVIEDCAAISRRISDVMDEVDPIEEAYRLEVSSPGIDRPLTRLHDFIEWAGHEAKISATEIVEGRKSFRGVLNGVEGDDILFTDAKSGDVVIPFALVSDAKLLLTDALLSATMPLSSDGADDFETEE
- the nusA gene encoding transcription termination factor NusA — its product is MANAISANRAELIAIANSVASEKMIDKAIVIEAMEDAIQRAARARYGAENDIRAKLDPETGDLRLWRVVEVVELVEDYFKQVDLKQAQKLKKDAVIGDFIVDPLPAIDLGRIDAQSAKQVIFQKVRDAERERQHEEFKDRVGEIITGVVKSVEFGHVVVNLGRAEGVIRRDQQIPREVVRVGDRIRSVVLNVRRENRGPQIFLSRAHPEFMKKLFAQEVPEIYDGVITIMAAARDPGSRAKIGVISRDSSIDPVGACVGMKGSRVQAVVQEMQGEKIDIIPWSEDTATFVVNALQPAQVSRVVIDEEEERIEVVVPDDQLSLAIGRRGQNVRLASQLTGKAIDIMTEADASEKRQKEFVSRSELFQNELDVDETLSQLLVAEGFGELEEVAYVEIDELAAIEGFDDELAGELQNRALEALERREQAAREERTNLGVEDALAEMPHLTEAMLVTLGKAGIKTLDDLADLATDELVQKKRVDQRRRKSDGGSEDKGGILAAYGLSDEQGNEIIMAARAHWFEDEEA